One Mus pahari chromosome 10, PAHARI_EIJ_v1.1, whole genome shotgun sequence genomic window, NNNNNNNNNNNNNNNNNNNNNNNNNNNNNNNNNNNNNNNNNNNNNNNNNNNNNNNNNNNNNNNNNNNNNNNNNNNNNNNNNNNNNNNNNNNNNNNNNNNNNNNNNNNNNNNNNNNNNNNNNNNNNNNNNNNNNNNNNNNNNNNNNNNNNNNNNNNNNNNNNNNNNNNNNNNNNNNNNNNNNNNNNNNNNNNNNNNNNNNNNNNNNNNNNNNNNNNNNNNNNNNNNNNNNNNNNNNNNNNNNNNNNNNNNNNNNNNNNNNNNNNNNNNNNNNNNNNNNNNNNNNNNNNNNNNNNNNNNNNNNNNNNNNNNNNNNNNNNNNNNNNNNNNNNNNNNNNNNNNNNNNNNNNNNNNNNNNNNNNNNNNNNNNNNNNNNNNNNNNNNNNNNNNNNNNNNNNNNNNNNNNNNNNNNNNNNNNNNNNNNNNNNNNNNNNNNNNNNNNNNNNNNNNNNNNNNNNNNNNNNNNNNNNNNNNNNNNNNNNNNNNNNNNNNNNNNNNNNNNNNNNNNNNNNNNNNNNNNNNNNNNNNNNNNNNNNNNNNNNNNNNNNNNNNNNNNNNNNNNNNNNNNNNNNNNNNNNNNNNNNNNNNNNNNNNNNNNNNNNNNNNNNNNNNNNNNNNNCTGTGGTGCTCCTGATGCCCCTCACCCACTGTCGAAGATCCCCGGTGGGCGAGGGGGCGGCAGGGatccttctctctcagctctAATATATAAGGTAAGGATGACCTTGGTATAGAAGCTTGGGTGGAGTCTCCCAGATCCCACAGAGCAACTGCTCAAATGCTTAATTTTTCCTTAGTGTTCTTTAGGCAGAAGTAGTAGGATGGCTGAGGGAAAAATGGGaactgataatattttaaaattgaagctGTGTATGCTTTATTGGAATCCTAGAGGGAGAATCATTAGTACTGTTTGTTGCCTTTTAATCTAATGGTGATTGAGGCCCAGGACCCAGTTCAGCTTCTTAGATTAGGAATGGAAAGTTAGCAGGGCATCAGAATTCTGTGCATAAggacttgagtgctgggatcacaggtgtataTTTCATGCCCAGCTATCTTTTACTTAAAGGCAAGACCTCAGGCCACACATGGTAGCTTAAGCCTTTAAGTCCAACACTTTGGAGcaaaggcatgtggatctctaggagttccaggccagtcagggctatatagtgagatactgtctcaaaaacaaaatgccttatgtagtctaggctggcctttaactcataATCCTCCCGCTCCAGTCTCCAGTGTAGCAATACTAGaacttcatgtttttattatttttctcctagAGAAGGTACAGCTCTGACAAATTGTCAGGTTAGGAATACCTAGGTTTTAATTTCAACTTTGCACTTATTACTGCAGGAACCATGGGCCAGTTGCTAAATTGCTCTTGCcttgttagttcatatttaaGGTAGAGATATTAGTACATGAATATTACTTTGCATAGTACTCAGCACTTGGTTTAGTCTTAGTAAAGATTTCCTTTTCCATGTCATTCTGGCCTTTATCAGCAGCAGCTGTTCTTAGAAATGGCTATAACTGACTGACCTAGAGGTCTGGATTTCTGAAATGATCCTGATTCACGGTGCCCTGAGAATGGTCCAAGGGATACAGCACCCTTGGTTTAGGGAGCATAGGATGTGGCCAGTAGTAGAGATCCTGTCCTCTGCCCTAACTTTTCCCTCCCAGGACGAGAAGCTCACTGTAACCCAGGACCTCCCTGTGAACGATGGAAAACCTCACATCGTCCACTTCCAGTATGAGGTCACCGAGGTGAAGGTCTCTTCCTGGGATGCAGTCCTGTCTAGCCAGAGCCTGTTTGTAGAAATCCCAGATGGATTATTAGCTGATGGGAGCAAAGAAGGGTAAGGAAACAATGAAGAGAATGTCTGTTTGGGATAGCAGCTTTATAGGGGAGTCTATACCTTCTCCCTTTGAGCTAGTAGATGTTTTGTTGTAAGTTATTTTTAGCTAGAAAATCAGGCCTGCTCTAGGCTATAAAGCAAATTGTTAGCATATTAGCCAGTCACCCACCAGTTTATCAGATTCCCAGAAGATGTCTCCTTGATCCTCCATACAAAGAAAGGTGCAATTCCAAAGACCAGCGAATACAGGTAGAATGGTGGAATTTTATTGGATTAGGCATTGTTCTTGAAGTAACTGGTGTAAAAAGCAGTCCCAGGACATTCTCTTGACTGACCCCAGTTtctattcttttgagacaggcttttacCTTATCGTCCTGATTGTCTtggaactgtgtagaccagacacAGAGAgccactgcctctgtctccagagtgctgagattaaaggtgtgagccaccaaacctggcttcaAGTTTATTGAGGAAACTGGGCTCAGAGTATTCCTGTCAGTGTAATGACCACAACAAACTGGGCTCTATTAAAGGTCCCACATTCTCTTGTGGTTTGCATTACTTTAAGTCAGTATTACTATCAGATGAAGAACTCGAACATTATAGGAAGACAGaagcccctcccctctgctcccagGGTCTGTGACTTATTTTTCTCTTCGTGTAGGGCTCTAGGTTGAGATCTTCAAATGGGAAACTTTCTTTGGAGATTCTATATTAATTTTGTGGGCTTTAGGCTCAGATGGTCCTTTTAAGGGTGGGCTGGGGAGGACATTTGAGGTGGTAGCGGACCTGAGCAGTACTGTTTCTGCAGATTATTAGCACTGCTAGAGTTTGCTGAGGAGAAGATGAAAGTGAACTACGTCTTCATCTGCTTCAGGAAGGGCCGGGAAGACAGAGGTGAGCAGNNNNNNNNNNNNNNNNNNNNNNNNNNNNNNNNNNNNNNNNNNNNNNNNNNNNNNNNNNNNNNNNNNNNNNNNNNNNNNNNNNNNNNNNNNNNNNNNNNNNNNNNNNNNNNNNNNNNNNNNNNNNNNNNNNNNNNNNNNNNNNNNNNNNNNNNNNNNNNNNNNNNNNNNNNNNNNNNNNNNNNNNNNNNNNNNNNNNNNNNNNNNNNNNNNNNNNNNNNNNNNNNNNNNNNNNNNNNNNNNNNNNNNNNNNNNNNNNNNNNNNNNNNNNNNNNNNNNNNNNNNNNNNNNNNNNNNNNNNNNNNNNNNNNNNNNNNNNNNNNNNNNNNNNNNNNNNNNNNNNNNNNNNNNNNNNNNNNNNNNNNNNNNNNNNNNNNNNNNNNNNNNNNNNNNNNNNNNNNNNNNNNNNNNNNNNNNNNNNNNNNNNNNNNNNNNNNNNNNNNNNNNNNNNNNNNNNNNNNNNNNNNNNNNNNNNNNNNNNNNNNNNNNNNNNNNNNNNNNNNNNNNNNNNNNNNNNNNNNNNNNNNNNNNNNNNNNNNNNNNNNNNNNNNNNNNNNNNNNNNNNNNNNNNNNNNNNNNNNNNNNNNNNNNNNNNNNNNNNNNNNNNNNNNNNNNNNNNNNNNNNNNNNNNNNNNNNNNNNNNNNNNNNNNNNNNNNNNNNNNNNNNNNNNNNNNNNNNNNNNNNNNNNNNNNNNNNNNNNNNNNNNNNNNNNNNNNNNNNNNNNNNNNNNNNNNNNNNNNNNNNNNNNNNNNNNNNNNNNNNNNNNNNNNNNNNNNNNNNNNNNNNNNNNNNNNNNNNNNNNNNNNNNNNNNNNNNNNNNNNNNNNNNNNNNNNNNNNNNNNNNNNNNNNNNNNNNNNNNNNNNNNNNNNNNNNNNNNNNNNNNNNNNNNNNNNNNNNNNNNNNNNNNNNNNNNNNNNNNNNNNNNNNNNNNNNNNNNNNNNNNNNNNNNNNNNNNNNNNNNNNNNNNNNNNNNNNNNNNNNNNNNNNNNNNNNNNNNNNNNNNNNNNNNNNNNNNNNNNNNNNNNNNNNNNNNNNNNNNNNNNNNNNNNNNNNNNNNNNNNNNNNNNNNNNNNNNNNNNNNNNNNNNNNNNNNNNNNNNNNNNNNNNNNNNNNNNNNNNNNNNNNNNNNNNGACTGCCTCCTTAACAGGTTCAGAACAGTGCCTGCGCTGCAGAGCAGAGAGGTAGGGCTGGACTGCAGAAATGGCCTGCCTTTTACTGCTTTCACCAAACAGCTTGTtctaaagagaaaagggagagagatctACATTGGGTGTGGGGGTGTCAGGGAGGCAAGTGTGTTGTGTTACTGTGTCAATAAACTGATTTAAAGTTGTGGTCTGTCTTTTTATTCCTGTACCAGGACTAACTTTCCTATCATGACCAGAGCTTAACATAATACAAGTATAATACATACTTCTCAGGGACAAGGCTGCTGCTGGTCTCTGGGGCCATGTTAATACTGTGAAATTCAGGGTTGCTAGGAGTGGGACACACTAAGTGCCCATGGGGAGAGAGGTGTGTACGTAACACTTTCCTGTGTGGTATTGACTAACTCAGAATTCCAGTTGTTACAGGGGTGGGGCTTAAAACTTTACTTTTTATGGTACTGCCTAACTTTATCCCTGAAGTCTTTCCTTTTTGACGCAAGGTTTCTACAGCTCTGGCCTAACCCTGtgtcagtcttcctgcctctggagtgccgTCATGCGTGGCTCTAAGGCTCTAAGCAGCACATTCTGTTCCAGTTTAGTTTTGTCTTCTTGGAGCCCAGTGTTCTATGGCATGTCTTCAGGTCCCTTTGTTTCATCACCAGCATGAGGAATCCGTCATCTCTCAGTAGTCCTGGAGAGGGATCTAAGCATGCCCCCTGCCTCACTTCTCAAGAGTTCTCACAGACATTCCTTCCCCTTAAGGCagtgttgttctacctatagatTTGCAATTGCCTTATAGTCAACCTTTAGTTTCTTTACAAGTTTTGCCCAATTTTCAGCTTGTTTTTCACAGAGCTTACCGGTACAGTATTTAGCCATTTAGCCAAGTCACTAAACTTAGGTTCTATCTGCACATGGCATTTCTTCTTCAAAGTCATTCACTTGAAAATACCTTCCATCAAACAGATGACTCCTAGAGGCAAGAGCTAAATGTAAAACCTGAGATACTCATTCACACATAAATAGGGGTAAAAGTCCTTTACTGTCAGCCAAAGCTCACAAAGCAGAGGGAACACACTGTCTTCTGCTGCTGTATGCCGAGTCTACCTGTTAATAGCCAGTGAAATGGGCTGACTTGGAAGCCATATACCTACCCAAAGAGTTCTctggcaaaaaaataaataataaaaaaagaggacTATTGAAGCCCACCACTGACAACATAATCATAGTAAAGCAGGCAgcagcacttctttttttttttttttttaaagcaacttagaaaatagaaaatttggGGGTGtgaagagaggggtggggagatacGTGAAAGGCAAACTTTAGTCTAAATGTAAGAACAGGGACATTAAAAACTTTATTcaataaatacaacaaataatttaaaaatatacttcaatTCCAAAGCCAATtaagaaaaggaagtagaaacaaaggggaaggggaagagaaggtaaggaaagaagaaaggctgaaCATGGTTTGGCTGGGCTGTTTCAGACAGTATCACTATTTGAGTCTCAAAAGCTCTCGCCAATAGATCCTTAGCCCTTGATATCATAGGGTAACCACGGGAGTCCAGGAGCAATCCTGGGACCATCAGACTTCTGAGGCTAGGATGGGTGCAGGTAGTGTGGGGTGGAGTGctgggcagggggaggtggggagggagggggaacaggGCAGGAGATTCCCCACTTGTTCCTAAAAACCTTTCATTCTAACGCCCAGGCAAGTTTAAGTAGTGCAAAATCTCAGGCAGAGAGCTCCCAGGTGCATAGTTTCATAGATGAATGAATGTCCAAAGCCAAGGGCCTCTGGGAGGCAGGTCCCAGAGCACTCAGGGGTCCAAAGCCACTTTGGTGAATGAGATCTAAGGGTTTAAAAAAGAGGTCAGGATACAGGATCAGCCAGTGGCCAAGATGGAAAACAATGCTGGACAGGAAGAAGCTACAGGGTAGGTAGTGGGCACACTGGGTTCAACAGCTTGCTGTCAGCCAGGAAAGGCGAAGCTGAGGATGGGTATGGAGCAGGGCTAGAGAAAAGACAGGGAAGCTGAGGGGAACAGAACAGCTAGGGGAGGAGGCAGCAGCTCAGCAGCAGACTCCAGGAGAAATAACCAGCAGCCCTCACAGATTTGTGATTGtctcttaaaaagatttattttctcttcttgcctGAATGTACAAAGGCAAAAAGAGTacagtttgtatatatatatatttatatttatatatatatatataaaaaaacaaggaACTTGGTAATGTACACTTTACAGAAGGGAAGAATCAGGAAGACTGAAATTAAATTCAACAGAGCAACGCCAATGGAACAAAAGCTATGAACAGCAACACTGTCCCTCCAGCCCGAGCCTCCAGCTTGCCCCAACCTGCTCccaaagggagggagggctgagCACCAAGGCAAGCGGgtgggctggggcaggaggggcTGGGGATAAGGCCTGGGAGGGGCCCACGGCAGGGAATCACTGGAAAGTTTCCTTGGATGCCCTAGTAATCAATGACAAAGGCCCAGAATTATGGGCCAGCTAGCTGCCCAGCTGAATCTTGGGGGCCATCAGAGTACACAGATAAGGTATATGGGGTAGGTGATGAGGCCTCAAATCTATATCCAATTCTCTAGTCCTTCTGCAGTCTTAACTCCCTTAAACTAagtccccccacccaccctggaGCCTGGAGAGGAGGTGCATGAAATGATCATTTCACAGGGTACCCTCTTACCCTTCTGTGTTTCTTTGACCTTGAGATGTGTGGAGAGAGTAGGCTAAGTGGAGACTACATGTACAAGTATAAGATGGAGAAGTGAGGAAGTAGATGTGAATCCTAAGCAGCAGCTGGCAAGCAGTAGCTGCCCTTCCTCAGGGTGAGGCCCCTACTTACTGTAGCTTCTCTTCCACATGAGTCCCTTGAGATCATTAACAGCAAGAGCATGGGCAGGGTGGCTTAGTGAGAGGCTTGGCTTGGTGGTCTGCACCAGATCTTGTCTTTCTGACTAGGTGCCACAGGTAGTTCCCCGTTGTAGAGGCGGACAGACAATTTTGAAGCACTAGTCAGGAATTTCCACAGCTATAGCTGTGTATGTATT contains:
- the Oaz2 gene encoding ornithine decarboxylase antizyme 2, with the protein product GAPDAPHPLSKIPGGRGGGRDPSLSALIYKDEKLTVTQDLPVNDGKPHIVHFQYEVTEVKVSSWDAVLSSQSLFVEIPDGLLADGSKEGLLALLEFAEEKMKVNYVFICFRKGREDRGSRLA